A window of Rhipicephalus microplus isolate Deutch F79 chromosome X, USDA_Rmic, whole genome shotgun sequence genomic DNA:
gttgtcgggcttcttcggcgcgttgaaggtactcgctcacgtcgaggttttcttcgtcggtgacgttgggtaacatggcatcgagcgtcgttgccgggctccttccgtagactaatttgtatggagatatctgcgtcgtctcctgcaccgccgtgttgtatgcgaaggtcacatacggaagaatggcgtcccacgtgttgcgttcgacatcgacgtacattgacagcatgtcggcgatcgtcttgttaagccgctcggtgagggcgttcgtctgtgggtggtacgctgtcgtccggcggtggtttgtttggctgtatgccaagatcgcttgagttacgtcggcagtgaatgccgttcctctgtcggtgataagaacctccggggcgccatgacgtaggacgatattttcgacgaagaacttagctacctcgtatgcactgccttttggcaaggcttttgtctcggcgtagcgggtgaggtagtcggtagctaccacgatccacttgtttccgaaagccgacgtcgggaacggccccagtaggtccataccaatctggtggaaaggtcggcaaggtggatcaattggctgcagaagtcccgctggccttgtcggcggtgtcttgcgtcgctgacagtcccggcatgttctcacataacgagtgacgtcggtggtaagacgtggccagtagtacctttcttgtatcctcgcgagcgtgcgagaaacaccgaggtgccctgccgtcggatcgtcgtccagggcctgcaggagttttggtcgcagagctgaaggcaccacaaggaggtacttagctcgaagcggtgaaaagtttttcttttgtagaagaccgtttcgtagaaagaacgacgcaagtgcgcgcttgaataccttcgggacttcggcggtcctgccttcgattagggtcttaagttccgggtcggccctctgtcgttcagcgaagtcgtcggtagttatcgttcctaagaagtagtcgtcatccgggtcgtcgggtagcggttggtcgacaggcgcacgagagagacagtcggcgtcagagtgtttttttccggacttgtaaatgacagtaatgtcatattcttgaagtctcaggctccatcgtgcgaggcgacctgaagggtccttcaaggtggctagcacacacaatgcgtggtggtcgctcacaactttgaagggtctgccgtagaggtaggggcgaaatttcgacgtagcccagatgatggcgaggcacttcttttctgttgtggaataatttgcttctactttgaatagcgatcggctggcataactaataaccctttcaagtccgtcagccctctgcacaagaacggcgccaagacctacgctgcttgcgtcagtatgtatttctgtctctgcgaattcgtcgaaatgggcaagtaacggagccgtctggaggcgatgtttaagctcctgaaaagtgtgttcctgtggcgtttcccacttaaactccacgtcggccttggtaaggttagtgagaggatcggcgatgcgggcgaagtttttcacaaaccgcctataataggcacacaggcccagaaatcggcgcacggctttcttgtcagtgggcggcgggaagttggcgatggcggctgttttccgtggatcgggacgaactccagacttgctgataacgtgccccagaaacaagagctcctcatacgcagatctgcacttttctggcttcagtgtgagtcccgaagtcttgatggcttgaagtacagcttcaaggcgccgaagatgctcgtcgaaactcgaggaaaacacgacgacgtcgtccaagtaaacaaggcaagtctaccacttcaatcctgccagtactgtatccataacgcgttgaaaagttgcaggcactgagcaaaggccgaagggcatcaccttaaactcgaagaggccgtctggagttataaacgccgtcttctctcggtctcttttgtcgacttcgatttgccaatagccagtcttcaggtccattgacgaaaaatacttggcgttatggagccgatcaagtgcgtcgtctattcgtgggagaggatacacgtcctttcttgtgattttgttcaggcggcaataatcgacgcagaaacgtagggtcccatcctttttcttcactaacaccacgggggatgcccatggactcttggacggctggataatgtgatcccgcagcatttcatcaacttgtctcttcatggcctcacgttctcgcgttgaaaccctgtacggactctgacgaaatggtctggcattttcttcggttatgatgcgatgtttcgtgattggggtcagccgaattttcgatgacgacgaaaagcaatcttcgtattgcaggagcagggccttgagctgttcttgcttatcgttcggaagtctggcattgacgtcgaaagctacgggaggggcttggttcttctgagcaggttccgcagaatcggcgagggcgaaagcactggtggcttcgacaatttcttcgatgtatgcgaccgttgttcctttgttcacatgtttgtactcattgctgaaattcgtgagcataaccgttgctttgcctccccgcagctctgcaattccttttGCGACgtaaatatttcgggtgaccaacagatgctgactgccttcaacgacgccttccaagtcaggtgatttaggagcgccgactgaaataatgacgcctgagcgaggcggaatggtgacttgttcttccagcacattcaaggcatggtgttctgacggcgtgcgcggcagtagtgcttcttctgtggataacgttatcgactttgtttttaggttgatgacagcaccatggaggcataagaagtccatgccaaggatgacatctcttgagcaatgctgtaggactacgaagtctttaggataaatacggccgttaatggtgactctcgctgtgcagattcctgcaggcgttacgagatggcctccggctgtgcggatttcagggcctttccaagctgtcctaactttctttaacttcgcggcgaacgacccactgatgacagaatagtcggctccagtatcgacgagagcggtcacactgtggccgtcgataagaacgtcgaggtcgctagtttgccgtctcgcattacagttagggcgtggcgtcgggtcacggctgcgtcggcttgttccgctgcttccatgttgcgtcgtcaggccaccttcgataagtgagctttcgccgtcagggctttgcctgtttggcgttgtgttcggaaagcttcgtcgcggcggcggcgtcgtcggaggatcttcggtagttcgtcgcacagcaaccgcacctccaccggttgctgcccttagtttcccggatacgggctaggagaccggccccgcgttgggccagagtactgccggtggtgcggtgacgtgcggcagctgggcgacggcgaacgcgaagggcttcgtggtgtccaccgagttcctgtgaggtagtcggcgatgtcacgtggtcgttctcctggctgtggacgcggtgcattgacggcgaagccacgcagtcccatctggcggtactggcaatggcggtatgtgtgtccggcctcgccgcagtggtagcagagtgggcgatggtcaggggtgcgtcAGACGTCAGTCTttttcggtgcactgcgctgggctgctggcgtacggtatgacgtcggtgggggtggtgggggtggtggcagcggtggcgtctgtcgacggaagtgcgatggggcggcgttttggcgtggacggggagaagcgttgtggcgcagtgcagcggcgtagctcatagcttccggctcgggcagcggtgcgtggggaatttgaagcgattgccggacttcttctcgcacaatgtccgcaatcgaatccacttgaggctgcgccgaaggcaacagtttgcgcagctcgtcccgcacgatcgctcggatcgtttcacgcaggtcgtcggagtcactggctcgagcagcagcgcattctggagacaggcgacgattatactgtctggttcgCATGTTCaaggttttttcgatggtggtcgcctcgaatacaaattcttggacggtgttcggtggattcctcattagtcccgcgaagagctcctgtttgacccctcgcatgaggaaacgaactttcttttcctcaggcatgtctgggtcagcgtgacggaataggcgggttatctcctctgtgaaaattccaaccttttcatttggtagctgaacccgcgtctcgagtagagcagcggccctctctttgcgagcgacgcttgcgaacgtttgcagaaatgcgccgcagaagacatcccacgtacGGAGCGTGAACTCCCGATTCTCT
This region includes:
- the LOC142776072 gene encoding uncharacterized protein LOC142776072; this translates as MYRTPPSSREPSPRREEDTDANQEQRTSRRQQGLPPEYVLLQDKARKTKTMTSTAATMTTGASQPAIVIHQPREAPTFHGSSFEDPETWLETYDRVAALNHWDNEEKLRRVYFYLEDTAKTWIENREFTLRTWDVFCGAFLQTFASVARKERAAALLETRVQLPNEKVGIFTEEITRLFRHADPDMPEEKKVRFLMRGVKQELFAGLMRNPPNTVQEFVFEATTIEKTLNMRTRQYNRRLSPECAAARASDSDDLRETIRAIVRDELRKLLPSAQPQVDSIADIVREEVRQSLQIPHAPLPEPEAMSYAAALRHNASPRPRQNAAPSHFRRQTPPLPPPPPPPPTSYRTPAAQRSAPKKTDV